DNA sequence from the Acidobacteriota bacterium genome:
GACGACCTCGCCGGTGAAGATGGGTCGTCCTTCGTGAGTGCCCCGGTAACCGAGGATCCAGGAAGTCCGTCCCCAGTGCTTGATGGCGAGGTCGATGTCGAGCAGGTCGCCGTCGGTGACCGAGCCGAGGAAGTCGATCGTCGTGCGGCGAAGCATCATGTCCCAACCGAGACTGTTGCGGAGCTCCCGGATCGGCAGCAGCCAGGTCTCCATGGCGTCGTCCATGTAGGCCATGTAGTGGGCGTTGAAGACGACCCCCTGCTTGTCGACCTCACCGTAGCGGACGCGGATCGTGTGGCGGTAGGGCGTGGTCATCGAGCCCGTGGCGATCTAGAAGCTAGGTTCGAGACCCACCGCCCAGGCGGCGAAGGCCCACTGGTTGGCGACATCCTCGATCTGCATCGATGTCGGCTTGCCTGCCCCGTGGCCGGCCCGGGTCTCCACCAGGATCAGGACGGGGTTGTTGCAACCCTGGCCTCGTTGCATCTCCGCCGCGTACTTGAAGCTGTGCCAGGGCACGACGCGGTCGTCGTGATCGGCGGTGGTGATCAGGGTCGGCGGGTAGCAGGCGCCTTCCTGCACGTTGTGGAGTGGAGAGTAGGCGTACTGGGCCCGGAATTCATCCTCGTTCTCGGAGAGGCCGTAGTCCGTTGACCAGTTGCGCGCGTTGGCGCTCGGCAGGTGGTAGCGCAGCATGTCGAGGACGCCGACCGCCGGCAGGGCCGCCGCGAACAGGTCGGGCCGCTGGTTCAGGGTGGCGCCGACGAGGAGGCCGCCGTTGCTGCCGCCCTGGATCGCGATCCGCCTGGAGCTTGTGTAGCCCTCGGCGATCAGCCATTCCGCAGCGGCGATGAAGTCGTCGAAGACGTTCTGCTTGTTCAGCTTGGTCCCTGCGAGGTGCCACTCACGGCCGTACTCGCCGCCTCCGCGCAGATTGGGAATCGCCAGCACGCCACCCATTTCGAGCCAGGCGAGGCGCGAAGAGGAGAAACCGGGCGTCAGCGGGAGGTTGAAGCCACCATAGCCGTAGAGGAGAGTGGGATGGTCGCCATTCTTTTCGAGCCCTTTGCGGTGGGTGATGAACATCGGGATGCGCGTTCCGTCAAGGCTCTCGTAGAACACCTGCTCGGTCTCGTAGCCGTCGAGCTCCGCGTCGATCGCGGGGCGGCGGACCAACGTACTTTCACCGGTGGCCACGTCGTACCGGTAGACTTGGGACGGCGTGCCGAAGCTGGAGTAGGAGTAGTAGGTCTCCGGATCCTCCCATCGGCCGCCGAAGCCGCCCGCAGTACCGATGCCCGGAAGCTCGACCTCGCCGGCCGGGGTCGCCGGACGGGTTCCGTTCGGCTCAGCCAGGCGGACTACCGTGCGGGCATCGTGCAGGTAGTTGAGCACCAACTTGCCGCCGACCGCCGAAGCGTAGGACAGTGTGTCCTCGGCCTCCGGCACGACCTCGTGGAGCGTCGGGTTCCCTTCTTCCGAGTCGTCGCTCACGTCCACCGCGACGATCCGGTTGCGCGGCGCGTCCTTGTTCGTCTCGAACAGGAACACGGACCCGATGTTGACGAG
Encoded proteins:
- a CDS encoding thioesterase family protein, with the protein product MTTPYRHTIRVRYGEVDKQGVVFNAHYMAYMDDAMETWLLPIRELRNSLGWDMMLRRTTIDFLGSVTDGDLLDIDLAIKHWGRTSWILGYRGTHEGRPIFTGEVVYVSVKVPDYTKQETPPEIRAYMGPETNLDEVPV
- a CDS encoding prolyl oligopeptidase family serine peptidase; translation: MKPTLCRLLPALVLTLLACSTEPSDSGTVEYPETRTVDQVDDYFGVQVADPYRWLEDLDGEETAAWVAAQNAVAGPFLATLPGREAIEERLSEIWNYERWSTPGKWGKRYFYNRNDGLQDQSVVYVAESMDPEGDEPPGRVLLDPNTWSQDGTVALAGFAPSRDGRYVAYAQSDGGSDWRKWKVRDVESGEDTGDLIDFTKFTGVSWMPDNSGFFYSRYPPREDDPTRGDGAKAVSAYFHALGTDQSEDRLVFSQPEHPRRNPYASVSEDGKYVLVNLQEGYLENAVHYRKIEEPDSAIRPLLDQWDALYSYLVNIGSVFLFETNKDAPRNRIVAVDVSDDSEEGNPTLHEVVPEAEDTLSYASAVGGKLVLNYLHDARTVVRLAEPNGTRPATPAGEVELPGIGTAGGFGGRWEDPETYYSYSSFGTPSQVYRYDVATGESTLVRRPAIDAELDGYETEQVFYESLDGTRIPMFITHRKGLEKNGDHPTLLYGYGGFNLPLTPGFSSSRLAWLEMGGVLAIPNLRGGGEYGREWHLAGTKLNKQNVFDDFIAAAEWLIAEGYTSSRRIAIQGGSNGGLLVGATLNQRPDLFAAALPAVGVLDMLRYHLPSANARNWSTDYGLSENEDEFRAQYAYSPLHNVQEGACYPPTLITTADHDDRVVPWHSFKYAAEMQRGQGCNNPVLILVETRAGHGAGKPTSMQIEDVANQWAFAAWAVGLEPSF